GGCCGGGTCGGATTGCACTTCGAGCAGCAACACCTTGTCTCTATGTTGGTATGCCGCGTGTTGAACGCAATAACCGTATCCAAGGCAGCGATGAAAACCGTAGCGTTTGTCGTAAGCGGGTAATCGCAATAGGGACTCGAAAGTCTCCTTCGGGATAAGTGCTGATACGGCGGCGGAATGGCTTAGGCACATGATGGTGGCGTCGCAAAATGCCGAATGACAGGCGCTCTGTAAACTACTGGCGAAAAAGTAAGTAAAGCAAAGGTCTTTGTTCCCTGCATCCTCTCTGGGAAGATCAAAACCGGTATCGAAAACCGGGAAAGATTTCTCCTCAAGCGCTTCGGCCAATCGCTTCTCGCTTCTCGCGCAGCCGTGGTTGATCCATCCCGCCAGCCAGTCGACAAACCGTTCTTTTTCATCAGCGGAGGGTTCGGCGAAGGGATTCTCCACATACGCTTCAAATAAAGAACTCGCCTCCTGATAAAACCGCTCCAATTCCAGAGCGTAACGAAATCTGTCCCATAATTCAGGGTGACCGTCTTTGATAGAGGCCGATAATGCCTGAAGCTCTTCCGCGTCGCTAATGAAACCGGGATTATTTTTTGATCCGGCGAACCCCCATGTGTATTTGTTGCCGTAATGCCCGTCCGGCTTCAAAATTCCTAAGAGTTCGGAAACATTCCACATTTTTAGCTTGTTGAATTCGTAGCAAGCCGCACGCAGCGCGCTCTGCACGGTACGGGAGATGTGGAGGCGAGTCCACGGAAACCCCAGGCCGTAGCTCGAATAAGATTTCTCTTTGTATTCATGAAAATACGCCGGAACGGTTTTGGGGAACAACGTGTAGAAGTGGGAATCGTCGCAAACTTTCGGCCCCAGGATGGCATCCCGTTTGACGCTCAAATAATCGTCCACGATTTTGTGGACGACCGAGTAAATGGGCTCCCACAACGCTGGCTGTTTGGGACTCCGCTCGGCGGAAGGAAATAAGGATAGACAATATTCGTACGAGCTGACAAAGGCCGCTATCTTATGCGGTTTCAAATCGGCTTTCGGCCAAATCCTGGGTTGTAACTCCCTGTCTTCAAGCGAATGGCGTCGAAAGCTTAACCCGTCCAAAGCGCTCATCCAATTGCCGGTTTTGGGATAGTCGTCGGGAACAGAGTTGATTATGGGTTTGCCATCGTCCGCCACGTGGATGACATAACATTTCCGTATGTCGTCGGCTTCGCAGAAGTTTTCCATATCCTGATCGATGAAGAAGCAAAGCATGCCGGTGTCCGGCAGATAGCCGGGCAGCAAATCGTTGATTTCCCGGCAATCGAGTTGGCCGACAAAAAAGGCGCGCAGGCCCTTATTGTCGTAAGGCCAATCCGAATGCGAGCCAAGGCCGGGAATTCCGCCAAGGTAGGTGTTGGACGGATGCTCGAAATCGCGCGGAAGCCTTCTCTCCAGCCATATGCCTGGCCTTCTTTCGGAGAAGAAGCGGATGGCCGGCTCGATCACCTCCTTCTCGTTGCTGAGTTGTTTTACTATCGAGGCTACGCTGGCTTGCGACTCAAGAATGGAGACAATATCAGCATCGTTTTCGTGATTATTGTGTTCCGTTTTGTGTGCCTTATGCGTTAAGAGTCGAGTTGCCAACTGCAAGAGATTTTTGAACATGTGGTTATGATTGGAGGGCCGTAGGAGTATTGAACGGAAGTGAAGCGCATCGCATCGTTCGCGATTGATGCGCCTCCTTGCGTCGGCTCATCCTACATTATAGAGTGGTATTTTTCATATTGGCGTTTTGCCGAATTACGGGTTGGTTTTTCTCTCGTTATTCCGCCCTGAGCGTCGGAGCTTTTGGCGAGACAAATCGGCAGGATTGCCGATTTGCATGCGTAGCACCCGAAGGGCGAGATACATGGATGTATCGAGTGATTAGCCGAATAGGGGGGCGGCAGGGATGCCGCTCGTTTTCTCGGAGGGGCTGGGAGCCTCTTCCGAAAACCCTTGGCAAAAGCAAGACGCGCAGGATAAAGGCGGAATGTCGGGTGGCCTTTTCTTTGGGTAATTTCTTTTGGCGACGCAAAAGAAAGTACTGCGGCTGTCGGTTCGCGAACCGACATTCAACCACCGCGTCAGGGACGCAACAAAATCTCAATCCAATGCCGCCAAAGCCGCTTCCGGTGCTCTGTCCAATACTTTCAGCAACGCCTTGGCCGCTCCGGTGGGTGAGCGTTTGCCTTGTTCCCAGTTACGAATCGTCTCAAGCGATACGTCAATGCGTTTGGAGAATTCGGCTTGGCTCAAACCCAGTCGATTGCGGACTCTACGGGCGAAGCGCGCGGAATCCAGCATCGCATTGGTTTCGTCCTGGGCAATTTGTTGGGCTATATCGGCTTCCGTGGTGGTATCGATACGAGCCGGATCGACGCGGCCAACTTCTGAATCCGGTTCGATTGTCATGCGTACTATTTTCATAGAATTTGATCTCTCGTTGATTGGCTTTGCGGGCCGAGATAATCCGAAGGGACCCTGGGCGTGGGGTGTAGACCACGACAAATAGGCGCTGGTGAATCATTCCCATCAGTTGATACCTGTCTTCGCCGTAAACGCGGCGGTTATCGGCTCGAACCAGTCGATTGGGGTCAAAAAACGCCTTGGCCGCATAGGCAAAATCGAATCCGCGTTCCCGAAAACAGGTTTCGCTTTTGGTGTCGTCCCATTCAAAGTGCATGGGATCAGTGTAGTTCATTGGCCTAGTGAGAGCAAGGTCGATGTGTTTTAGGTAGAAACTCTAAAATTGGCTTGCTGGTTTATGATTTTGCGAAGGGTTTGTACCGTTATTTCGCACTGAGCATCGAAGCTTGTGGCCTCGCAAAAGAAAGTATGTTGGCTGTCGGGCCCAGCCCCGACTTCTAAAGAACCCCGTTGCGATAGCGACACAAAATCACTTTTCGTATAAACAAAAACTTGCTCTAACCAGTTTTTGTTTATACGTTAATGCCTCATGATCATCGAGTTCGACCCTGCAAAAAGCGCCAGAAATATCCTCGAACGTGGCTTAAGCTCCGAGCGAGTGGCCGATTTCGATTGGTCTAGCGCGATTGCAACGGAAGATGTTCGTAAAGATTATCCAGAGCGACGTTTTGTTGCGTTTGGTTATCTGGATGAGCGGCTGCATGTCCTATGTTTCACTCCCGTGACTGGTGGAATCCGCGTCATTAGTTTCCGAAAAGCAAATTCAAGAGAGATCCGCAAATATGACAGAACCATTACCGTTAACTGATGCTGACGGCGAAGTCCGCGAATTGACCGAAACCGATTTTAAACAAATGCGCCCCGCCGGCGAGGTGTTTGCCGAGTTATTTGGGACGGAGCAGGCGGTTGAAATGCTTAGGCCTAAAGGTGGCCGGCCACGTAAGGATTCACCGAAAGTATTTACCGGGATTAGGTTGGATGCAGAGGTGCTGGAGGCGTTTCGTGCTACCGGCAAAGGCTGGCAGACTAGGATGAACGATGCCTTGAAAGAATGGCTGAAGGATCATTCGCCAGCATAATTTGCAGGCCGGAAATACTTTCGCTTATCCGGCCTCCGCGAGTTTGTTGATTAAATCCTAAATTCCGCCGACCGAGCATGCGCAGTAAGACTCTCGCCCCGCGCCAACACTGAAGCAATCTTGCCCAAGTTCTGCGCGCCAACCGCTGAGCAATTGATCAAACTGCTGCGCTTTTGGAAATCGTAAACCCCTAAAGGCGACGAATACCGGGCCGTGCTGGAAGTCGGTAGGACATGGTTCGGTCCGGCGCAATAATCGCCCAGCGCTTCGGCTGTGAAACGGCCCATGAAGATGGCGCCGGCATTATGAATTTGCTCGCACAATGCTTCCGGTTCCGCTACGGACAATTCCAAATGTTCCGGGGCGATGCGATTGGCGACTTGCGCGGCTTCAGATAAGTTGCCTACTTTGATAAACGCGCCACGTCCGCTTAGTGAGGCGCGGATGATGTCCGCGCGTTCCATTTCCGGCAGCAATTTGTTGATGCTGGCTTCCACTTGCTGCAGAAAACCGGCGTCGTTGCTGATTAAAATGGCTTGGGCGTTTTCGTCGTGTTCGGCTTGCGAGAACATATCCATCGCGATCCAGTCCGGGTTGGTCTGGCCGTCGCAGATGATCAAAATTTCGGAAGGTCCGGCAATCATGTCGATACCGACTTGGCCGAATACCAGTTTCTTGGCCGTAGCGACATAGATATTGCCGGGGCCGACGATTTTATCCACCGCCGGAATCGATTCGGTGCCGTAAGCCAATGCAGCTACGGCTTGGGCGCCGCCAATGGTGAATACCCGGTCCACGCCGGCTACATGCGCCGCCGCTAATACCAAGGCATTGGTTTCGCCGCGCGGGGTGGGGACGACCATGATCAATTCGCCGACGCCGGCGACTTTCGCCGGAATCGCGTTCATCAATACCGAAGACGGATAAGCGGCTTTACCGCCCGGCACATACAGGCCGGCTTTATCCAATGCGGTGACTTTTTGGCCCAGTACGGTGCCGTCTAGCTCGGTGTATTGCCAGGATTGCAGCTTCTGATGCTCGGCATATGCACGGACGCGGTCGGCGGCGGTTTGCAAAGCAATGGCTTGGGTGCTGGGTAAAGTATCCCAGGCCTGTTGTAATGCAGCTCGGTCCAGTTCCAGTTCGGAGGCGGCTTTAAACGCGGTGCCGTCGAAGCGGTTGGTGTATTCCAGCAAGGCTTTGTCGCCGCGCTTTTTTACGTCGGCGATGATGTCCAATACCCGTTTGTGTATCTCTAAATCATCGCTGGCATCCCAGGCCAAACGGGCTTGCAGTTGTTTGTCAAAGTCGATTGCCGCGCTATCTAGGCGCAGCATCTTGATCGCAGTCATGATTACACCCTCTGGGCCAACGTGGTTTCGAACTGATCGATGAGTGCTTGAATGGCTTGGTGTTTCATTTTCATCGCCGCTTTATTCACCACCAGTCGAGAGGTGATGTTGGCGATTAGTTCCCGTGGCTCCAGGCCGTTAGCTTTTAGCGTATTGCCGGTATCGACCAAATCGACGATGCAATCGGCCAAACCTACTAGCGGCGCCAGTTCCATCGAACCGTAGAGCTTGATGATTTCGGCTTGAATGCCCAAATTGGCGTAATAGCTCTGAGCGGTTTTCACGTATTTGGTGGCGACCCGCAAGCGGCCTTTCACTTCCGGGGCATTAACCGGGCCGGCGGTCATCAAGCGGCAACCGGCGATGCCTAAATCCAGCGGCTCGTAAAGACTCTCCGCACCGTGTTCCATCAGCACGTCCTTGCCGGCGATGCCCAAGTCCGCCGCGCCGTACTCCACAAAGGTCGGCACGTCGGTGGCGCGGATGATCACCAACTGCACGTCGGGGCGGGTGGTTTGCAGAATCAGTTTCCGGCTCTTGTCCGGATCGTCAATCGGCGTGATGCCGGCTTGTTCCAGAAACGGCAGGGCTTCTTCGTAAATACGGCCTTTGGATACGGCAATGGTCAACATGATTTTGCGAGTGATTTAGTTAGGAACGCGGCGAATGGTAGCGCCCAGTTGTGACAATTTTTCTTCGATATGATCGTAGCCACGGTCGATATGGTAAATCCGATCTACCAAAGTTTCGCCTTCCGCAACCAGTCCAGCCAATACCAAGCTGGCGGATGCCCGCAGGTCGGTAGCCATGACCGGCGCGGCTTTTAGTTGGCCGCTGCCGGTACAAATGGCGGTGTTGGATTCCAGCTTGATTTGCGCGCCCATGCGTTGCAATTCCTGTACGTGCATGAAGCGGTTTTCGAATACGGTTTCGGTGATTAAGCCCACGCCTTCAGCGACGGAATTCAGCGCGGTAAATTGTGCCTGCATATCGGTCGGGAAGGCCGGATACGGAGCCGTACGTACGGTGACGGCTTTTGGGCGCTTGCCGTGCATGTTCAGTTCGATCCAGTTTTCGCCGCAGGTGATGTCGGCCCCGGCTTCTTTTAATTTAACCAATACCGCGTCTAGGGTATTGGGGTCGGTGTTTTTCAGTTTGACGTGGCCGCGGCTAATTGCGCCTGCTACCAGATAGGTGCCGGTTTCGATGCGGTCGGGCAGGATGTCGTAATGCAAGCCTTCTACACCCAGTCTTTCCACGCCTTCCACGGTCAGAATATCGGTGCCAACGCCGGTGATTTTGGCACCCATTTTATTTAGAAAATGCGCCAGGTCGGTGACTTCCGGTTCTTTCGCGGCGTTTTCGATGATGGTCACGCCTTCGGCCAGTGTGGCGGCCATTAGAATGTTTTCTGTGCCGGTGACGGTGACTTTATCCAGCACCAGATGGCAGCCTTGCAAGCGTTTGACCTTGGCGTGTATATAGCCGGCTTCGACGGTAATGTCGGCGCCCATTTTGAGCAGCGAGTCGATGTGAATATCCACCGGTCGTGTGCCGATGGCGCAACCGCCGGGCAACGAGACATAGGCTTCGCCGAAACGCGCCAGCAAGGGGCCCAATACCAGAATCGAGGCGCGCATGGTTTTCACCAGTTCATAAGGCGCTTCGTATTTGTGAATGGTGCTGGTATCGACTTCGATGTTCATTTTCTCGTCAACGGTCAGGCCCACGCCCATTTGGCCGAGCAATTCCATAGTGGTGGTAATGTCGTGCAAATGCGGAATGTTGCCGACGCTGACCGGCACATCAGACAACAGCGTGGCGGCCAGAATGGGCAGGGCGGCGTTTTTGGCACCGGAGATTCTCAGTTCGCCGTGTAGCGGTTGGCCGCCGGTAATCAGTAATTTATCCATGGATTTTTATTGGTTTGTAAATTGGAATGCAGCTTAATGCGTGTGGGTTGCAAAATATTCGGTTTCGTCCAAGCCGCTGAGTTTGGCCAATGCCAGCAGCTGAGCCGGAATGTTCTTGAAGGACAGCTTGACCCGGCCCATCCGGCTGAGCCTGATCCATTCGATCATCAAGGCCAGGCCAGCGCTATCGGTGGTCTGGACTTTGGCTAGATCGATGCACATGCTGTCCATGCCTTTCAGAAACTTAAAGGATTGCAAGGTTTGTTTGTCGATGCTGGCAAAAGTCAGGCTGCCTTCCACGGTAAAGTGGCCGGGAGACTGTTCGGTTAATGTCAGCTTGGACATTATTTGCCTTCCGCTTTGTTCAACATGAATTTGCCTATCATTTCTTCCAGCACGATGGCGGAGCTGGTGATGTCGATGGTACTTTTATCCTTTAAATATTCGTCCGACGAGCCGGGGTCCAGGCTGACGTACTGTTCACCCAGCAGGCCGGCGGTATAAATACTGACGCCGGAATCGCTCGGTAGATTGTTGTATTGCGATTCGATGCGCATTTCTACGACCGATTCGTGGCTGTCCTTGTCCAGCCTGATTGCGGATACCCGGCCGATGCGCACGCCGGCGACCGACACCGGGGATTTGACTTTTAGACCGCCGCTATTCTGAAAATGGGCGATGACCGTGTAGCTGTCGTCGCTGCTGTAGCTGCCTAGATTACTGACTTGCAGCGCCATATAAAACAAGGCGGCGATGCCGCTGGCGACAAAAAAACCGACCAGAGTATCCTGGGTTTTGGAATGCTGCATGTTAAATGTCTCCAAACATGAGTGCGGTTAAAATGAAATCGAGTGCCAGCACCGAGAAGGCCGAATTGACCACGGTGCGGGTGGTGGCGCGGCTGACGCCTTCTGAAGTGGGGATCGCATCGTAGCCTTCGAACAAGGCAATCCAGGACACTACGAAGCCGAACACCACGCTCTTGATTACGCCATTAACAATATCTTCTTGAAAATCGATACTGGCCTGCATCTGCGCCCAAAACGCGCCGTCATCAACGCCGAGCATGCCCACGCCGACCAGGTGGCCGCCCATGATGCCAATGGCGCTAAACAAGGCGGCAAGCAAGGGCATGGACAGAAAGCCTGCCAAAAAACGTGGCGAAATGATGCGTTTGATCGGGTCAACGGCCATCATTTCCATGCCTGACAATTGTTCGGTGGCCTTCATCAAGCCGATTTCGGCGGTCAATGCCGAGCCTGCCCGGCCGGCAAACAATAGTGCCGACACTACAGGGCCTAATTCGCGTACCAATGAGGCAGCCACCATCACGCCCAGCGATTCCTCAGCGCCGAAGTCGGACAGAATATTAAAGCCTTGTAAACCTAACACCATGCCGACGAACAGGCCGGAGATGGTGATGATTAGAAATGACAAAACGCCTACCGAATACACCTGTTTGATCAGCAGGTTGGGGCGTGGCAGCACGTCGCTGATGCCGGTCAGCGTGTGGCTCAGAAAAAACGAAGCGCGGCCGAGCTTGGCAAAGCTGCTGCGCGTGGCTTTTCCCAGATTTTGCAGAAATTGAAACATGGTTGAATACAAGGTGGTTATTTGCTCGCCAGCAGATCGTCTAGGTAATCAGGCGCCGAATAGTGAAAGTGTACAGGGCCGTCGGCATCACCGTGCATAAACTGTTGCACCCACTCCGAATCGGATTGTTGTAATTCTTGCGGGGTGCCTTGGCCGATGATTTTGCCTCCCGACAAGACATAGATGTAATCGGCGATGGCGGCAGTTTCTTGTACGTCGTGCGAAACGATGATGCTGGTCAGGCCTAGAGTGGTGTTCAGCGCCTTGATCAAGTGTACCAGTGCGCCCTTGGAAATGGGGTCTTGGCCGGTAAACGGTTCGTCGTACATGATCATTAGCGGATCGAGGGCGATGGCACGTGCTAAAGCTACCCGTCGAGCCATGCCGCCGGACAACTCGTTGGGCATCAAATGGCGGGCACCGCGCAAACCGACGGCGTGCAGTTTCATCAATACCAAGGTGCGAATCATCGATTCCGGCAAGTGGGTATGTTCGCGCATCGGAAACGCCACATTGTCATAGACGCTCATATCCGTGAGCAGCGCGCCGCTTTGAAACAACATGCCCATGCGTTTGCGCAATTCGTAGAGTTCCCGAGGTTTCAGGCGGTGAACATTTTGCCCGTCCACGTGGATTTGGCCGCGATCCGGGGCCAACTGGCCGCCGATCAATTTCAAAAGCGTGGTTTTGCCGGTGCCGCTGGGGCCCATGATGGCCGTGACTTTGCCGCGCTGAATCTCCAGGCTGACAGCGTCGAAAATTTTCCTGGGGCCTCTGGAAAAGCTCAAGTTGCTAATCGAAACGATATTGTCTTCAGGACTTGCGCTATTGGCCATTTACCGGAATCAAAAGAGTTTTTGGATTGGGAACAGGCTATTTTCTATGACTGGCTGAGAATAAGTCAATGACTTGGGGTGAAAAGTCGGTTAATAACATGCAATAATGGTTCCTTTTTGTTTGGGTGCGTGGAGTTAATTTCCGTGGGTTGTGATCAAGACATTCAGGCGTTGGCGTTGGCGGTGATTCAGACCGAAATGCAGGCGGTTGCCGGCTTGGCTGCACGCATCGATGAGCAATTTGTTAGTGCCTGCCGGTTGCTGCTGGCTTGTAAAGGCCGGGTGGTGGTTACCGGTATGGGCAAATCCGGGCATATAGCCGGTAAAATTGCCGCCACGCTGGCCAGCACCGGCACCCCGGCTTTCTTTGTGCACCCCGGAGAAGCCAGTCACGGCGATCTGGGCATGATTACCCGCCAGGATGTGGTGCTGGCCTTGTCCAATTCCGGCGAAACCGAAGAAATCCTGACGATATTGCCTATTATTAAGCGACTCGGCGTGCCGCTGATTGCGTTGACGGGTAATCCCGAATCGGCCTTGGCCAGGTTTGCTAGTGTGCACATCAATGTAGCTGTCGAGCATGAGGCTTGCCCGTTGGGTTTGGCGCCGACTGCCAGCACTACGGCGGCATTGGTCATGGGCGATGCGTTAGCCGTGTCGCTATTGGAAACCAAGGGTTTTACCCGCGACGATTTTGCTTTGTCGCATCCAGGCGGTAGCTTGGGTAAGCGCTTGTTGTTGCAGGTTAACGACATCATGCACCGCGGCAGTGAAGTGCCGGTGGTGACGGATAGTGTTTTAGTGAGCGATGCCTTGCTGGAAATGACCGGCAAGAAGCTGGGCATGACCGCAGTGGTCGATGGCGAAGGCAGGGTCGCCGGGATATTTACCGACGGTGATTTGCGGCGCATGTTGGAAAAAAATCTGGATGTGCATGCGACACGCATCGCCGAAGTCATGACGGGTCCTTGTAAAGTGATCGATGTGAATATGTTGGCGGCGGAAGCCATGCAAATCATGGAAAGTAAAAAAATCAATGCCCTGCTGGTCGTCGACAGCCAACAAAAATTGTTGGGCGCCTTGAATATGCACGACTTGCTGCGGGCCGGCATAGTCTGAGAGTGACGAGTGATGTTCGATTTAACCCCCCAATTACTGAGTGCTGTTAAGCGGCTAAAGCTGTTGATTCTGGATGTGGATGGCGTGCTGACCGACGGTCGTTTGTTTTTCGACGATAACGGCAAAGAATACAAATGTTTTCACGCGCGCGACGGGCATGGCATTAAATTGTTGCGTCAGACCGGAGTGGAAGTAGCGGTAATTTCCGGCCGCAAATCCAATTCGGTCGCGCTACGCATGCAGAGTCTTGGAGTCGAGCTTGTCTACCAAGGTCACGAGAACAAGCGCGCGGCATTCGCGGAAATTTTGCAGCGTCTGGTCCTAACGCCGGAACAAGTGGCGTATATCGGCGACGACATTCTGGATTTGCCGGTGATGCGTCAAGTTGGATTTGCCGTTGCGGTGCAAGATGCCAATTTCGTGCTAAAGAATTATGCTCATTGGCAAACACAGACAGCTGGCGGTTTGGGCGCGGTGCGAGAAGTATGCGATTTAATCATGCAAGTCCAAGGTAACTTTGACAGCGTGCTGCAAACCTATTTATGACCGTACTGAAAAATCTACAGATTTTTATTTATGTCGGCTTGGCAGCATTGTTGTCATGGTGGCTGGTTCAACTGAATGAACAGCGTGACGCCGAAATGAAAATTGTCGAAAATAGCCCGGATTTTTTTAGCTTGGGTTATTTCAAAAAGGAAATGAATATCGACGGTGTGCCGAAAAGCGAATTAGCCGCGGAAAAAATGCAGCACTTTAAAGCCGACGGCAGTACGCATCTGGAAAAGCCGGTAATGACTTTGTATAACCCCAACCAGATGCCTTGGCTAATCAAGGCCGACAGCGGCGTGATGGCTGCGGACGGCGATAATTTGCAGCTTAACGGTAGTGCTTATATCAATCGGGAGGCCTCGAAAACCAATTCGGCGCTGACCATCAATACATCGGATCTGCGAGTAAAACTCGCCAGCCATTATGCGGAGACACAGGCGTGGACGGAGATCATCAGCCCACCCAACAAAACGGCGGGAGTAGGAATGGAAGCGACTTTTGTTAGTCCGATTCACCTGAAATTGTTGTCCAAAGTGAAAGGTCGCTATGAAATTAAGTAAAATGGTCGGTGTAGGCCTGTTATTCTCGGCGCGGATGGCGTTTGGTCTGGAGTCGGATTCCGAACAACCCATCTACATCGACTCGGATAATGCGGTTTACGACGAAAAGGCGCAGATCAGCACCTATACCGGCAATGTGGTTGCTACGCAGGGAACGATCAGAATCGATGGCGACAAATTGGTGGTTTATCTGAAAGATGGCGCGATTATCAAATTGATTGCTACAGGTAAACCGTCGCGATTCAAACAGTTGCCGGCGGTGGGCAAGGAAGAAATGCACGGGGAGGGCTTGATCAACGAATTTTACCCCGACCAGAATTTGCTGAAATTTATGAAAAATGCTTCGGTTTGGCAGGGTGACGCCAAACAATCCAGTGAGTATATCGAGTACGATACCAAAAACTCCTTGCTGAAGGCGGGTGAAGCGCAATCCGACGGCAAGCGCGTACACTCAGTGATTAAACCCAAGCCTAAGCAGGCGCAATAATGGCGCGATTGGTTGCGGAACAGCTGTTTAAACGCTACAACAATCGAAATGTGGTCGATGGGGTCAGCCTGAGGGTGGACACCGGGGAAGTCGTAGGTTTGTTGGGTCCGAACGGAGCCGGGAAAACCACCAGCTTTTACATGATGGTGGGCTTGGTCAAAGCCGATAGCGGCGAGATTTTTTTTGACGAGCAGCGCATCACGCATCATCCGATGCACCGGCGCGCGCGCTTGGGAATCGGTTATCTGGCGC
The window above is part of the Methylomonas sp. ZR1 genome. Proteins encoded here:
- the kdsC gene encoding 3-deoxy-manno-octulosonate-8-phosphatase KdsC, coding for MFDLTPQLLSAVKRLKLLILDVDGVLTDGRLFFDDNGKEYKCFHARDGHGIKLLRQTGVEVAVISGRKSNSVALRMQSLGVELVYQGHENKRAAFAEILQRLVLTPEQVAYIGDDILDLPVMRQVGFAVAVQDANFVLKNYAHWQTQTAGGLGAVREVCDLIMQVQGNFDSVLQTYL
- the lptC gene encoding LPS export ABC transporter periplasmic protein LptC, with the translated sequence MTVLKNLQIFIYVGLAALLSWWLVQLNEQRDAEMKIVENSPDFFSLGYFKKEMNIDGVPKSELAAEKMQHFKADGSTHLEKPVMTLYNPNQMPWLIKADSGVMAADGDNLQLNGSAYINREASKTNSALTINTSDLRVKLASHYAETQAWTEIISPPNKTAGVGMEATFVSPIHLKLLSKVKGRYEIK
- the lptA gene encoding lipopolysaccharide transport periplasmic protein LptA, which translates into the protein MKLSKMVGVGLLFSARMAFGLESDSEQPIYIDSDNAVYDEKAQISTYTGNVVATQGTIRIDGDKLVVYLKDGAIIKLIATGKPSRFKQLPAVGKEEMHGEGLINEFYPDQNLLKFMKNASVWQGDAKQSSEYIEYDTKNSLLKAGEAQSDGKRVHSVIKPKPKQAQ